One region of Tepidamorphus gemmatus genomic DNA includes:
- a CDS encoding efflux RND transporter periplasmic adaptor subunit, with amino-acid sequence MTKSCLWIQTAGATVAGLVLSVVAAAGQAGPVPVEAEPVRVERVIEEATAIGTLISAESVTISPEIAGRISSIAFTEGSAVREGDVLFQLDSTVHEAELIEAQANHELRKRNFERADGLLQSRAGTARARDEALSELQVAEALLTLAQSRLDKMRIVAPFDGIVGLRNVSVGEYVQPGQKLVNLEKIDPIKVDFSVAERYLPHVRSGARIQIKVDALGERTFTGEVYAINPQIDPAGRSIALRAVVPNPDGILRPGLFARVLLETQSRDSAIVASEDAIVADANGTFVYRVIDGKAVRTPVVLGQRRFGQVEIREGLAEGDVVIVAGQIKIRDGAAVAPVMREAPAHAASAS; translated from the coding sequence TTGACCAAGTCCTGTCTGTGGATCCAGACCGCCGGTGCCACAGTCGCCGGCCTCGTCCTGAGCGTGGTCGCGGCGGCCGGCCAGGCCGGGCCGGTGCCGGTGGAGGCCGAGCCGGTACGCGTCGAACGCGTCATCGAGGAGGCGACGGCCATCGGCACGCTGATCTCGGCGGAATCCGTCACCATCAGTCCCGAGATCGCCGGCCGGATCTCCTCGATCGCCTTCACCGAGGGATCGGCCGTCAGGGAAGGAGATGTCCTGTTCCAGCTCGATTCCACCGTGCATGAGGCCGAGCTGATCGAGGCGCAGGCCAATCACGAGCTGCGGAAGCGTAATTTCGAGCGGGCGGACGGTCTGCTGCAGTCGCGAGCCGGCACGGCGCGGGCGCGCGACGAGGCCTTGTCCGAACTGCAGGTGGCCGAAGCACTGCTCACGCTCGCCCAGAGCCGGCTCGACAAGATGCGCATCGTCGCCCCCTTCGACGGAATCGTCGGCCTGCGCAATGTCAGCGTCGGGGAATACGTGCAGCCGGGCCAGAAGCTGGTGAACCTCGAGAAGATCGACCCGATCAAGGTCGATTTCTCGGTGGCGGAGCGCTACTTGCCCCATGTCCGCAGCGGCGCCCGCATCCAGATCAAGGTCGACGCGCTCGGCGAGCGCACCTTCACCGGCGAAGTCTACGCGATCAATCCGCAGATCGACCCGGCCGGGCGATCGATCGCCCTGCGCGCCGTCGTGCCCAATCCCGACGGAATCCTCCGCCCCGGCCTGTTCGCCCGGGTGTTGCTGGAGACCCAGTCGCGCGACAGCGCCATCGTGGCGTCCGAGGATGCGATCGTCGCCGATGCCAACGGCACCTTCGTCTACCGGGTGATCGACGGCAAGGCGGTGCGCACACCGGTTGTCCTCGGCCAGCGGCGGTTCGGACAGGTCGAGATTCGCGAGGGGCTGGCGGAGGGCGATGTCGTGATCGTCGCCGGCCAGATCAAGATCCGCGACGGGGCCGCGGTCGCCCCCGTGATGCGGGAAGCGCCCGCACACGCGGCTTCCGCCTCCTGA